One Gloeobacter morelensis MG652769 DNA window includes the following coding sequences:
- a CDS encoding Eco57I restriction-modification methylase domain-containing protein, whose protein sequence is MLDDFLQHQLSLPTLCPVAAAVDTLAHTSGIEERGAVFTRCEIVEFILDLVGYSTDQPLHQKRLLEPSFGNGDFLLPAIGRLLSAWKRSHKGQPLEILADAIRAVELHRDTFVQTYTTVIARLIEEGIPSHTAIKIADRWLIHGDFLLVALPTPFDMVIGNPPYVRTELISDVLMAEYRSRYTTIYDRADLYIPFIERSLRSLASGGALGFICADRWIKNRYGGPLRAFVASGFRLKVHVDMTDTPVFHSAVTAYPAVTIITREQPGPTRIAHRPTIDSAVLRPLAAALTAKCIPRAATGIRELSNVVVGSDPWLLDVSEQMNLLRRLESTLPLLEEAGCRVGIGVATGADRIYIGKFDALDVEDNRKLPLAMTRDIASGKVRWRSYGVINPFCNDGGLVNLDDYPRLKRYLNGHKTELMARHVAQKSPGNWYRTIDRITPSLTSKPKLLIPDIKGEAQIVYEDGRLYPHHNLYYITAEEWDLHALQAVLLSGIARLFVATYSTRMRGGYLRFQAQYLRRIRMPHWKNVPADLRRALKIAAEHHDLAACNAAAFALYGLTPVEQAAISGSGDQG, encoded by the coding sequence ATGCTCGATGATTTTCTGCAGCACCAGCTGTCTTTGCCAACGCTATGCCCAGTTGCGGCCGCGGTCGATACGCTCGCGCATACCAGCGGTATCGAGGAGCGCGGCGCAGTTTTCACTCGCTGCGAGATTGTGGAGTTTATCCTCGACCTTGTCGGATACAGTACTGACCAGCCGCTCCACCAGAAGCGTCTTCTTGAACCATCCTTCGGTAACGGAGACTTTCTCTTGCCGGCCATCGGTAGGCTACTTTCAGCATGGAAAAGATCTCACAAGGGCCAGCCGCTCGAAATACTCGCTGACGCGATCCGTGCTGTCGAGCTTCATCGCGATACCTTCGTCCAAACCTACACTACCGTCATTGCGCGCCTGATAGAGGAGGGCATTCCTTCCCATACCGCGATCAAGATCGCCGACCGCTGGCTCATTCACGGCGATTTTCTACTGGTCGCGTTGCCGACGCCTTTCGACATGGTGATCGGTAATCCGCCTTATGTCCGTACTGAGCTCATCTCGGATGTGCTGATGGCCGAATACCGAAGCCGCTACACGACCATCTACGATCGCGCGGACCTCTACATTCCGTTTATTGAGCGCTCGCTCCGGAGCCTGGCATCGGGCGGGGCACTTGGCTTCATCTGTGCCGATCGCTGGATAAAAAATCGCTACGGCGGCCCGTTGCGGGCTTTCGTCGCGTCGGGGTTTCGCTTGAAAGTTCACGTCGATATGACTGATACACCGGTGTTTCACAGTGCAGTGACTGCATATCCGGCTGTGACCATCATCACCCGCGAGCAGCCGGGACCTACCCGCATTGCACACCGCCCAACCATCGACTCCGCTGTACTGAGGCCGCTCGCCGCGGCTCTGACCGCTAAGTGCATTCCGCGAGCTGCAACTGGCATACGTGAGCTCTCAAACGTCGTGGTCGGTTCGGACCCGTGGCTTTTGGATGTCTCTGAGCAGATGAACCTCTTGCGCCGTCTAGAAAGCACTCTCCCGCTGCTCGAAGAAGCCGGCTGCAGGGTCGGCATCGGTGTTGCGACCGGTGCTGACCGGATCTATATTGGCAAGTTTGACGCGCTTGACGTAGAAGACAACCGCAAGCTACCGCTAGCCATGACGCGCGATATCGCAAGCGGCAAAGTGCGGTGGCGTAGTTACGGCGTCATCAACCCGTTCTGCAACGATGGCGGACTTGTAAATCTTGACGATTATCCGCGCTTGAAACGTTATCTCAACGGCCACAAGACTGAGCTTATGGCCCGCCATGTTGCGCAGAAGAGCCCAGGAAACTGGTACCGTACCATTGACCGGATAACGCCATCTCTTACCAGTAAACCGAAGCTCCTGATCCCGGATATCAAAGGCGAAGCCCAGATTGTTTACGAGGACGGCCGGCTCTATCCACACCACAATCTCTACTACATCACGGCCGAAGAGTGGGATCTGCACGCTCTCCAGGCGGTCCTGCTCTCCGGTATCGCGCGTCTTTTCGTCGCGACCTACTCGACTCGGATGCGCGGTGGCTACCTGCGCTTTCAGGCGCAGTATCTGCGCCGGATCCGTATGCCTCACTGGAAAAACGTACCCGCTGATCTTCGTCGGGCGCTTAAGATCGCAGCTGAGCACCACGACCTCGCAGCCTGTAATGCCGCTGCATTTGCGCTTTATGGGCTGACTCCGGTTGAACAAGCCGCGATCAGCGGCAGTGGAGACCAGGGGTGA
- a CDS encoding PaeR7I family type II restriction endonuclease, whose protein sequence is MTLDLQNYERKARESVQAFWGNRERAKQKQLESGKADRGERAGVTAGKNMDGFIALVLDLVHANGLANAEVYQRRAVLTLPGYFRPTKLWDVLVINKGRLVAAVELKSQVGPSFGNNFNNRTEEALGTAHDFWTAYRKGAFGQQPRPFVGWLMMVEDAQQSRKAILDRSPHFPVFREFQGTSYLKRYDILCQRLIQEQLYAAASVLASPRTAAQTGEFCEISELTGLKMFVTTLAGHIAAEAAR, encoded by the coding sequence GTGACGCTCGACCTGCAGAACTACGAGCGCAAGGCTCGCGAGTCCGTTCAAGCCTTCTGGGGCAATCGCGAGAGAGCCAAGCAAAAGCAACTCGAATCCGGGAAGGCCGATCGGGGCGAACGTGCGGGCGTCACTGCCGGCAAGAATATGGACGGCTTCATTGCCTTAGTACTCGACCTTGTCCACGCTAATGGTCTTGCCAATGCAGAGGTTTATCAGCGACGCGCCGTGCTCACGCTCCCGGGATACTTCCGACCGACGAAGCTTTGGGACGTGCTTGTGATCAACAAAGGCCGGCTTGTTGCGGCCGTTGAACTGAAAAGCCAAGTCGGGCCGTCTTTCGGCAACAACTTTAATAATCGGACGGAGGAGGCCCTCGGTACAGCGCACGACTTCTGGACAGCCTACCGCAAGGGTGCTTTTGGCCAACAGCCGCGGCCCTTCGTCGGCTGGTTGATGATGGTCGAAGATGCACAGCAGTCGCGTAAAGCCATCCTTGATCGCTCGCCGCACTTCCCCGTTTTTAGAGAGTTTCAGGGCACGTCCTATCTCAAGCGCTACGATATCCTGTGCCAGCGCCTTATTCAAGAACAGCTCTATGCCGCCGCTTCGGTACTGGCTTCACCACGTACGGCAGCACAAACAGGGGAGTTCTGCGAGATTTCTGAGCTGACTGGGCTCAAGATGTTTGTGACGACACTTGCAGGACACATCGCAGCCGAAGCGGCGCGGTAA
- a CDS encoding NB-ARC domain-containing protein has product MGSLRPPSRRNRGVVLSKKGLATLEEARAALEAKNNYGASYTLEQLSELTGLSCPTIAKVLDGEEGVDKRTLERFFRAFNLKLTKSDYQAVGNPGENLGSRVSKTQQDWAEAIDVKNFHGRAEELAALTTWIVQDKCRVVALLGMGGIGKTSLSVKLAETVTENFDYVLWRSLRNAPPLQEILVDIFQFVGLTQPPISHRVSNVKQSQLIDLFRSHRCLIVFDNVETVMDGTRKAGYYREGYEDYGELFKSVGSSSHKSCLVLTSREKPKDLGPLEGKTLPVRSLRLQGLQENDGLEILKERGLDISTGDSKELLRYYGGNPLAIKMVASTIRTLFGNNISNFVAQGTSIFGDVRDLLSQHFNRLSELERQVMYWLSIHCEPIALSELHAVVLLPMTVPELLEAMESLSRRSLVEENKLYFSLQPVITEYILDQLIHHAWTEVQTRKLSLLKQCFLLKAQGPDYIRSAQLRLIVHPLVIRLKSFFKTPEAIEKHFAHIFSDLRKEAFGHQGYAGGNLLNILCAAKVDLRGWDLSGLAVWQADLRNANLQQCNLAQCDLSQSMFIEPLGNISSVKFNPNRNVLATGDADGKVCLWQLPDGIQLNICEGHTAWVWSVGFSPDGSVLASGSSDQTVRLWESATGRCLRTLQGHANSVWSVGFSPDGSVLASGSSDQTVRLWESATGRCLRTLRGHEGWVLSLAFSPDGSVLASGSSDQTVRLWESATGRCLRTLRGHTDWIHSVDFSPDGRSIASAGADRTVRLWDTATGECQKSLLGHSSLIWSVAFSPNGRILASGGQDALIKLWDVATAQCRKILQGHTNLVYSVAFSPDGQTLASGSADQAVRLWRTDTGQCRKTIQGYTSGIYSVAFSPDGGTIAGGSTDHTVRLWDAATGDCRKILAGHNSWVFAVAFSPDGRTLASGSVDHTVRLWDTATGRCRKILEGHSSWVWSAVFSPDGATIATGSADRTVCLWNAATGRRNTVLQAHTGWVSAVAFSADGRVLASASADGTVRLWNVGNGLCVALLAEHSNWVHSVAFSQDGSLLASGSADGTVRLWDLQSGRCARIIEGHASPVWSVAFSLDGALLASAGEDRIIRIWRISTGEIHRTFPGHTRPIWSVAFSPDGRLLASGSQDESIALWETHSAERLRVLRNLKPYEGMNLSAVSGLTEARKATLKALGAIVDISGQIPMED; this is encoded by the coding sequence ATGGGATCGCTTCGCCCCCCGTCTCGCCGAAATAGAGGGGTCGTCCTGAGCAAAAAAGGCCTGGCGACCCTCGAAGAGGCGCGGGCTGCCCTCGAAGCCAAAAACAACTACGGCGCCAGCTATACCCTGGAGCAATTGAGCGAGTTAACCGGCTTGTCCTGCCCCACGATTGCAAAGGTTCTCGATGGCGAAGAAGGGGTAGATAAACGCACGCTCGAGCGATTTTTCAGAGCGTTTAATTTGAAGTTAACGAAAAGCGATTACCAGGCAGTAGGCAATCCAGGCGAGAATCTGGGCAGCAGAGTCAGCAAAACCCAACAGGACTGGGCGGAGGCCATTGATGTCAAAAATTTTCACGGCCGTGCCGAGGAACTTGCTGCACTAACAACCTGGATTGTTCAGGACAAATGTCGCGTGGTTGCGCTGCTGGGTATGGGAGGAATCGGCAAAACTTCGCTGTCGGTGAAGCTCGCGGAAACGGTCACGGAGAATTTTGATTACGTCCTCTGGCGATCCCTGCGAAATGCGCCGCCTCTGCAGGAAATTCTGGTCGATATCTTTCAATTTGTTGGTTTGACCCAGCCGCCCATATCCCATCGAGTTTCCAACGTAAAACAGTCTCAACTTATTGACTTATTTCGGAGCCACCGATGCTTGATCGTCTTTGATAACGTTGAAACGGTAATGGACGGCACAAGGAAAGCCGGGTACTACCGCGAAGGATACGAAGACTACGGCGAACTGTTCAAGAGCGTAGGAAGCTCTTCCCACAAAAGCTGCCTGGTGCTGACCAGCCGGGAGAAACCCAAGGATTTGGGACCTCTGGAAGGTAAAACCCTCCCAGTTCGTTCATTGCGGCTGCAAGGCCTTCAAGAAAACGACGGTCTGGAAATCCTCAAAGAAAGGGGCTTGGACATTTCTACAGGAGACAGCAAAGAACTACTCAGATACTACGGGGGCAACCCCCTTGCCATAAAAATGGTGGCCTCCACCATTCGGACGTTGTTTGGCAATAACATCTCAAACTTCGTGGCACAAGGCACTTCTATCTTTGGCGATGTTCGGGATCTGTTGAGCCAGCACTTCAACCGCTTATCCGAACTGGAAAGGCAAGTCATGTACTGGCTTTCGATACATTGCGAGCCGATTGCATTATCCGAGCTTCACGCAGTCGTCTTGCTCCCCATGACGGTTCCCGAGTTGCTGGAGGCCATGGAATCGTTGTCGAGACGCTCTCTTGTCGAGGAGAATAAACTGTATTTTTCATTGCAACCCGTAATAACAGAATACATTCTAGATCAATTGATTCACCATGCCTGGACGGAGGTTCAAACCAGAAAGTTGTCCCTTTTGAAGCAATGCTTCTTGCTTAAGGCTCAGGGGCCGGACTACATACGGAGCGCTCAGTTACGCCTGATTGTTCATCCCCTGGTCATCCGACTAAAGTCGTTCTTTAAAACGCCCGAAGCGATCGAGAAACATTTTGCCCACATCTTCTCGGATCTCAGAAAGGAAGCTTTCGGTCACCAGGGCTATGCTGGAGGAAATCTGTTGAACATCCTCTGCGCTGCGAAGGTCGATTTAAGAGGTTGGGATCTTTCGGGCCTTGCCGTATGGCAGGCGGATTTGCGAAACGCCAACCTTCAACAATGCAATCTCGCCCAGTGCGATTTGTCCCAATCAATGTTCATCGAACCTTTGGGCAATATCTCCTCCGTCAAATTCAATCCCAATCGCAACGTGCTGGCCACGGGTGACGCCGATGGCAAAGTCTGTCTCTGGCAACTGCCCGACGGTATCCAGCTGAACATCTGCGAAGGACATACAGCCTGGGTGTGGTCGGTGGGCTTCAGCCCCGACGGGAGCGTCCTGGCCTCCGGCAGTTCCGATCAGACCGTGCGGCTGTGGGAGAGCGCGACGGGGCGATGCCTGCGCACCCTGCAAGGACACGCCAATTCTGTCTGGTCGGTGGGCTTCAGCCCCGACGGGAGCGTCCTGGCCTCCGGCAGTTCCGATCAGACCGTGCGGCTGTGGGAGAGCGCGACGGGGCGATGCCTGCGCACCCTGCGCGGGCACGAAGGCTGGGTTTTGTCGCTCGCCTTCAGCCCCGACGGGAGCGTTCTGGCCTCCGGCAGTTCCGATCAGACCGTGCGGCTGTGGGAGAGCGCGACGGGGCGATGCCTGCGCACCCTGCGCGGGCACACCGATTGGATACACTCGGTCGACTTCAGTCCGGACGGCCGGTCGATCGCGAGCGCCGGCGCCGACCGGACCGTCCGCCTGTGGGACACCGCCACCGGGGAGTGCCAAAAGTCCTTGCTCGGCCATTCCAGCCTGATCTGGTCCGTCGCCTTTAGCCCCAACGGTCGGATCCTGGCAAGCGGAGGACAGGACGCGCTGATCAAGCTGTGGGACGTTGCCACCGCTCAGTGCCGCAAAATCCTGCAGGGCCACACCAATCTGGTGTATTCGGTCGCCTTCAGCCCCGATGGTCAGACGCTGGCAAGCGGGAGTGCCGATCAAGCCGTGCGCTTGTGGAGGACCGACACCGGTCAATGCCGCAAAACGATACAGGGCTACACCAGCGGCATCTATTCGGTGGCTTTCAGTCCGGACGGGGGCACGATCGCCGGCGGCAGCACGGATCACACGGTGCGCCTGTGGGATGCCGCTACAGGCGACTGCCGCAAAATTTTGGCAGGGCACAACAGTTGGGTGTTCGCAGTTGCCTTCAGCCCAGATGGTCGGACCCTCGCAAGCGGCAGCGTGGACCACACGGTGCGTCTGTGGGACACAGCCACGGGCCGCTGCCGCAAAATTTTGGAGGGGCACAGCAGTTGGGTCTGGTCGGCCGTTTTCAGCCCGGACGGAGCCACGATCGCAACCGGAAGCGCGGATCGGACTGTGTGTCTGTGGAACGCCGCGACGGGACGGCGCAACACCGTTTTGCAGGCGCACACCGGCTGGGTGAGCGCCGTGGCCTTCAGCGCCGATGGCCGCGTATTGGCCAGTGCCAGTGCGGACGGAACCGTGCGGTTGTGGAATGTCGGCAACGGATTGTGCGTCGCCCTACTGGCGGAACACTCCAATTGGGTCCACTCCGTGGCCTTCAGCCAGGACGGCTCGCTGTTGGCGAGCGGTAGTGCCGACGGAACCGTCAGGCTTTGGGATTTGCAGAGTGGCCGGTGTGCCCGGATTATCGAAGGGCATGCCAGTCCCGTGTGGTCGGTGGCGTTCAGCCTGGATGGCGCCTTGCTCGCAAGCGCGGGGGAAGACCGCATCATCAGGATTTGGAGAATAAGCACCGGGGAAATCCATCGGACATTTCCCGGGCACACCCGCCCGATCTGGTCGGTCGCCTTCAGCCCGGATGGCCGTCTGCTTGCCAGCGGCAGCCAGGACGAAAGCATCGCCCTCTGGGAAACCCACAGTGCAGAGCGCTTGCGGGTACTGCGCAATTTGAAGCCTTACGAAGGCATGAATCTGAGCGCAGTGTCCGGGCTGACGGAAGCCCGCAAAGCAACCCTCAAAGCACTCGGGGCGATTGTCGATATCTCCGGGCAGATCCCTATGGAAGATTAA
- a CDS encoding MFS transporter, which translates to MTKQIAQDTTRKLGAEPDNKWAILLAVSIGTFLVPLDITVVALALPDIESSLRTSFADLQWIINGYNLSFTAFLLAAGTLADRFGRRRLFLVGLALFTLTSLTCGLASTPLTLTLARSIQGLGGALLLISSLAILSQTFRAGPERANAFGVWGLVMGVGASLGPMIGGLLVDLLSWRWIFLLNVPIGVGLVAFTLSKVDESRDPGAARVDWLGLTTFTAALFSLCFALIQGNELGWTSTPILGLLAASTVLLVAFVIIERRQSQPMFELSLLGNPAFVGTSLLAATNGASFWAMIVYLPLFFQNVLGYSPLQSGLLLLPLTVPLLVCPPLGGRLAQVLPARVLLSGGMLMIGLGFVWMYGINAGSPWTAFLPGFLLAGIGAGLINAEIANVAIAVLPPERSGMGSGITSTFRHGAHALGIALLGSLLTQRVATSLEQSTQTLPGLVAERSTQLASQIAAGDLNGVIRTLPPDLQNVFAEAAQNSFIEGFNLIVLLAAATALLGAVATFVLVKDQRPQSKERPTASKS; encoded by the coding sequence ATGACCAAGCAAATTGCCCAGGATACCACCCGCAAACTGGGTGCCGAACCCGACAACAAGTGGGCGATCTTACTGGCCGTGAGCATCGGCACTTTTTTGGTGCCGCTGGACATCACCGTGGTCGCCCTGGCCCTACCCGATATCGAAAGCTCGCTGCGCACGAGTTTTGCCGATCTCCAGTGGATCATCAATGGTTACAACCTCTCTTTTACCGCCTTTTTGTTGGCAGCCGGAACGCTTGCGGACCGCTTCGGCCGCCGTCGGCTGTTTCTGGTCGGCCTTGCCCTGTTTACCCTGACTTCGCTCACCTGCGGGCTCGCCTCCACCCCCCTGACTCTTACCCTCGCCCGCAGCATCCAGGGGCTGGGTGGGGCGCTGCTGCTCATCTCCTCGCTGGCGATTCTCTCCCAAACCTTCCGCGCAGGACCGGAGCGGGCAAACGCCTTCGGCGTCTGGGGCTTGGTGATGGGGGTGGGCGCTTCGCTGGGGCCGATGATTGGCGGCCTGCTGGTGGACCTGCTCAGCTGGCGGTGGATCTTTTTGCTCAACGTGCCGATCGGTGTCGGCCTGGTCGCCTTTACCCTGAGCAAAGTGGACGAGTCGCGCGATCCTGGAGCGGCCCGGGTCGATTGGCTGGGACTAACCACGTTCACCGCGGCTCTGTTTTCGCTGTGCTTCGCCTTGATCCAGGGCAACGAACTGGGCTGGACCAGCACCCCTATTCTCGGCTTGCTGGCAGCGTCGACTGTGCTGCTTGTCGCCTTTGTAATCATCGAACGGCGGCAGAGCCAGCCCATGTTCGAACTGTCGCTCTTGGGCAACCCCGCCTTTGTGGGTACTTCGTTGCTCGCCGCGACCAACGGCGCTTCGTTTTGGGCAATGATCGTCTATTTACCCCTGTTTTTTCAAAACGTCCTCGGTTACTCGCCTTTGCAGTCCGGATTGCTGCTGTTGCCGCTGACGGTGCCTTTGCTGGTCTGCCCGCCTCTGGGCGGTCGGCTGGCCCAGGTATTGCCTGCGCGGGTGCTGCTCAGCGGCGGCATGCTCATGATCGGCCTGGGCTTTGTCTGGATGTACGGGATCAACGCCGGTTCCCCCTGGACCGCGTTTCTGCCGGGCTTTTTGTTGGCTGGGATCGGAGCCGGGCTGATCAACGCCGAAATCGCGAATGTGGCGATTGCCGTGTTGCCCCCCGAGCGCAGCGGCATGGGTTCGGGAATCACCAGCACTTTCCGCCACGGTGCCCACGCCCTGGGTATCGCTCTGCTGGGCTCGCTGCTCACCCAGCGCGTGGCCACGAGCCTGGAGCAATCGACACAAACCCTACCCGGTCTGGTGGCCGAGCGCAGCACGCAACTGGCAAGCCAGATTGCGGCAGGCGACCTGAATGGCGTGATCCGCACGCTGCCGCCGGATCTGCAAAACGTGTTTGCCGAGGCGGCCCAAAACAGTTTCATCGAGGGTTTCAACCTCATCGTGCTCCTGGCGGCTGCCACGGCGCTGCTTGGCGCCGTGGCCACCTTTGTTCTGGTGAAAGATCAACGCCCCCAAAGCAAAGAACGCCCAACTGCCTCGAAGAGTTGA
- a CDS encoding SMP-30/gluconolactonase/LRE family protein, producing the protein MLNTRSIAGWCSRLGLAVLLWVLWGVPTYAQRLYFQTPPGTYPEGVTFDARTRQFFVSSLKYGTIGRIDATGTYHPFIRDPDLITSVGLHVDARRNRLLVCVTDAGVGPKSSDRTINNLARVIEYELPYGRRRRVFDLNVLLPGAHIANDLTFDPDGNVYVTDSLTPAVYKIDQAGQASVFLTSEALHFDGINLNGIVYHPDGYLLMASYSGGLLWKIPLQNPGAFSEVRLEETILGADGMVLRADGKLAVVRNSSGLPDPAAVKDRIDLLISTDGWRSARFEQTFADPSLDVPTTAVEVQGKTFVLNARDRELFADPQTAWQFLYWLDVLPF; encoded by the coding sequence ATGCTTAACACGCGCTCTATTGCCGGCTGGTGCAGCCGGCTCGGGCTGGCGGTGCTGCTGTGGGTGCTTTGGGGCGTACCGACCTACGCCCAACGCCTTTACTTTCAGACGCCGCCCGGAACTTATCCCGAAGGGGTCACCTTCGATGCCAGAACCCGGCAGTTTTTCGTGAGTTCCCTCAAATACGGCACGATCGGGCGCATCGACGCCACCGGCACCTACCACCCCTTCATCCGGGATCCGGACTTGATTACCAGCGTCGGCCTGCACGTCGATGCGCGGCGCAACCGTCTGCTGGTCTGCGTTACCGACGCGGGGGTGGGCCCCAAAAGCAGCGACCGGACGATCAACAACCTTGCCCGCGTCATCGAGTACGAACTGCCCTACGGCCGACGGCGACGGGTCTTTGATCTCAATGTCTTGCTGCCGGGGGCCCATATCGCCAACGATCTGACTTTCGATCCTGACGGCAACGTCTACGTCACCGACAGCCTGACACCGGCGGTCTACAAGATCGACCAGGCCGGTCAGGCCTCTGTCTTCCTGACCTCCGAGGCGCTCCATTTCGACGGGATCAACCTGAACGGCATCGTTTACCATCCCGACGGCTACCTGCTGATGGCCAGCTACAGCGGTGGCTTGCTCTGGAAGATCCCCTTGCAAAATCCCGGTGCTTTCAGCGAAGTGCGGCTCGAAGAGACGATTCTGGGAGCCGACGGCATGGTGCTTCGCGCGGATGGAAAACTGGCAGTCGTTCGCAACAGCAGCGGGTTACCGGATCCAGCGGCGGTCAAGGACCGCATCGACCTGCTCATTTCAACGGACGGTTGGCGTTCGGCGCGCTTCGAGCAAACCTTCGCCGACCCGTCCTTGGATGTCCCGACGACCGCCGTTGAGGTCCAAGGAAAGACTTTTGTCCTCAATGCCCGCGATCGAGAGCTCTTCGCCGATCCCCAAACGGCCTGGCAGTTCCTGTACTGGCTGGATGTATTGCCCTTCTAG